In Leeia speluncae, a genomic segment contains:
- a CDS encoding glycine-rich domain-containing protein — MKLPTHISLVSKGKWLALLGFPLVSFYIGGLTIFLGCVCAAILFPALRAWEKSLRRKFIREAHLPLSIKRAVAATYPTLTEADTALVIKALRQFFLAYSQSNGKFVSMPSQVVDVAWHELILHTAIYEKWCNAAFGGMMHHTPAKALSNKKTLDEGLERAWYFCCVDEAILPSKPSRLPLLFAIDAKLKIADGFHYFLDPAAAYATDNSQRFDANYLANAFRHRSNSQSGESSAFLSTSDRDDSIWWSSSDTRCNDSGGDSSSDSGDGGASCGGSSCGGGCGGGGGGD; from the coding sequence ATGAAATTACCCACACATATTTCGCTCGTTTCAAAAGGTAAATGGCTTGCCCTGTTGGGCTTCCCACTTGTCAGTTTTTATATTGGCGGCCTTACTATATTTCTTGGCTGTGTGTGTGCCGCGATACTGTTTCCGGCACTTCGCGCATGGGAAAAAAGCCTACGAAGAAAATTTATTCGCGAAGCGCATTTACCTCTATCGATCAAACGCGCAGTCGCTGCGACCTACCCTACCTTAACCGAGGCGGATACCGCCTTAGTCATTAAAGCTTTACGCCAATTTTTTCTCGCCTATTCGCAAAGCAATGGCAAGTTTGTTTCGATGCCATCACAAGTGGTCGATGTCGCTTGGCATGAGCTGATTCTTCACACGGCCATCTATGAAAAATGGTGCAACGCCGCTTTTGGGGGGATGATGCATCACACACCCGCCAAAGCGCTTAGTAACAAAAAAACACTAGATGAAGGACTAGAAAGAGCCTGGTACTTTTGCTGTGTCGATGAAGCCATCTTACCGAGCAAACCTAGCCGTTTGCCGTTGTTGTTTGCGATCGATGCAAAATTAAAAATTGCCGATGGATTTCATTATTTTCTAGATCCGGCCGCTGCTTATGCTACCGATAATTCACAACGGTTCGATGCGAATTATCTAGCCAACGCTTTCCGTCATCGGTCAAACTCACAAAGCGGAGAATCTAGCGCGTTTCTTAGCACCTCCGACCGAGATGACTCCATTTGGTGGTCTTCTAGCGATACTCGTTGTAATGACAGTGGCGGAGATAGCAGCAGTGATAGCGGAGATGGTGGTGCTAGCTGCGGAGGATCAAGCTGTGGCGGGGGATGCGGAGGAGGTGGCGGAGGGGATTAA
- a CDS encoding LysR substrate-binding domain-containing protein, whose translation MIRFRQIEAFRHLMSSGTTVGAAKRMHITQPAISRLINDLEDDLGFKLFHRVKGRLEPTTAGVRFHRAVEENFLGLERLRKAAETIREDEHEGLSIACMPVLATTLLPLILKEFFKLQPNVPVKVDSIGNSELLVQLQDMKVDVGISAEFASIAGIEVESIYETDPLCALPPGHRLIEKDKIYPEDLADETIIGWLPGNALSHGDEDKTYFGRAGVRPKCLIRTYTSHIRYAMVASGFGVSIVEPFASSVWRAHGVVVKPYQTDVKHRYVLAYPSAGSRSGVLQDFRTATLIVAEQLAGKQWTD comes from the coding sequence ATGATTCGTTTTCGACAGATTGAAGCCTTCCGACACTTGATGAGTAGCGGCACCACCGTGGGGGCAGCCAAGCGGATGCACATTACGCAACCGGCGATTAGTCGTCTCATCAATGACTTAGAAGATGACCTCGGCTTTAAGTTGTTTCATCGGGTAAAAGGGAGATTAGAACCCACCACTGCAGGGGTGCGTTTTCATCGTGCGGTAGAAGAAAACTTTCTTGGCTTAGAGCGATTACGCAAAGCGGCGGAGACGATTCGAGAAGATGAGCACGAAGGATTATCGATTGCCTGTATGCCAGTGTTGGCGACGACCTTATTGCCACTTATCTTAAAAGAGTTTTTCAAATTGCAGCCCAATGTGCCGGTAAAAGTAGATTCGATTGGGAACTCCGAATTGCTGGTGCAGTTGCAAGACATGAAGGTAGATGTTGGGATTAGCGCGGAATTTGCTTCGATTGCCGGGATTGAGGTGGAGTCTATTTATGAGACCGATCCACTTTGCGCCTTGCCACCGGGGCATCGCCTGATTGAAAAAGACAAGATTTATCCGGAAGATTTAGCCGACGAAACCATTATTGGTTGGTTACCCGGCAATGCACTCTCTCATGGCGATGAAGACAAAACTTATTTTGGACGTGCAGGCGTGCGCCCAAAGTGCCTGATTCGTACTTATACGTCGCATATTCGCTATGCGATGGTGGCCAGTGGCTTTGGCGTATCGATTGTCGAGCCATTTGCATCTAGTGTGTGGAGAGCGCATGGCGTTGTCGTCAAACCGTATCAGACTGATGTGAAACACCGCTATGTATTAGCCTATCCGAGCGCGGGCAGCCGCTCTGGCGTGTTGCAAGACTTTAGAACAGCGACCTTAATTGTCGCTGAGCAACTTGCCGGAAAACAATGGACGGATTAA
- a CDS encoding ABC transporter substrate-binding protein translates to MDLSKKLLLAAGFTLAASSSFAAGTLIYCSEGSPEGFDSAQYTGGQTFDAAGHAMFNRLVEFEHGSTKIIPGLAEAWTVSPDGKEYTFKLRKGVKFHTTEWFKPTRDFTADDVVFTFSRMIDKNYPFNKAYPAEFPYASDTGLDANITAVTKVDANTVKFTLKDPDADLLAKIAMPFASVLSAEFADKLVKEGKANMINQQPVGTGPFILKRYQKDAQIRYVANKQYWRKGAVKVDNLIFAITTDPSVRYQKMKAGECQIMSYPKPSDLAAMKTDPALKVIAAPGFNIGYVSYNTEKPQLAKKEVRQALDMAINRKAIIDAVYQGQGQEASNPFPSSLWSYNKSLKNAPYDVAKAKALLAKAGYPNGFDISLWAMPVQRPYNPNAKLMAEMIQADWAKIGVNAKITTYEWGEYLKRMKNGEHDTGLIGWTGDYASPDNFLGVLLTCEAVGGSNYSRYCSKEFDALVLKARKSTDLKERTALYSKAQEVFKKDLPWTTIAHSVVNQPMRKEVNGFKISPFGDYSFEGVSVGK, encoded by the coding sequence ATGGATTTATCCAAAAAACTGCTGTTAGCTGCTGGTTTTACCTTAGCTGCAAGTTCTTCATTTGCGGCCGGCACTTTGATCTACTGTTCAGAAGGTAGCCCTGAAGGTTTTGATTCTGCTCAGTACACTGGCGGACAAACCTTTGACGCGGCAGGCCATGCCATGTTTAACCGTCTAGTCGAATTCGAACACGGCTCTACCAAAATCATCCCTGGTTTGGCAGAAGCGTGGACCGTTTCTCCAGATGGCAAGGAATACACCTTTAAACTACGCAAAGGCGTGAAATTCCATACCACAGAGTGGTTCAAACCAACTCGTGACTTTACTGCTGATGACGTGGTCTTCACCTTCAGCCGTATGATTGACAAGAACTACCCTTTCAACAAAGCGTACCCAGCAGAATTTCCGTATGCATCTGACACCGGTCTAGATGCAAATATCACTGCGGTCACCAAAGTGGATGCCAACACGGTTAAATTCACTTTGAAAGACCCAGATGCTGACTTGCTAGCAAAAATTGCAATGCCATTCGCTTCTGTGTTGTCTGCTGAATTTGCAGACAAACTAGTGAAAGAAGGCAAAGCGAACATGATCAACCAACAACCAGTTGGTACTGGTCCGTTCATCTTGAAGCGTTACCAAAAAGATGCACAAATTCGCTACGTGGCAAACAAACAATACTGGCGTAAAGGTGCAGTGAAGGTAGACAACCTAATCTTCGCGATCACCACAGACCCATCTGTTCGCTACCAGAAAATGAAGGCTGGCGAGTGCCAGATCATGTCTTATCCAAAACCAAGCGATTTGGCGGCGATGAAGACAGACCCAGCACTAAAAGTGATTGCAGCACCTGGCTTTAACATCGGCTACGTGTCTTACAACACCGAAAAACCACAATTGGCGAAAAAAGAAGTTCGCCAAGCGTTGGATATGGCAATCAACCGTAAAGCCATCATCGATGCGGTTTACCAAGGCCAAGGCCAAGAAGCATCGAATCCATTCCCATCTTCTCTATGGTCTTACAACAAGTCTTTGAAAAATGCACCGTACGACGTTGCAAAAGCAAAAGCCTTGTTAGCGAAAGCTGGCTATCCAAACGGTTTTGATATTTCTCTATGGGCAATGCCAGTACAACGTCCATACAACCCAAATGCAAAACTAATGGCTGAAATGATTCAGGCAGACTGGGCAAAAATTGGAGTGAACGCCAAGATCACGACTTACGAGTGGGGCGAGTACCTAAAACGCATGAAGAACGGCGAACACGACACCGGTCTGATTGGTTGGACAGGTGACTACGCTAGTCCAGATAACTTCTTGGGCGTATTGCTAACATGTGAAGCAGTGGGCGGTTCTAACTACTCTCGTTATTGCAGCAAAGAGTTCGATGCACTCGTGTTAAAAGCACGTAAGAGTACCGACCTAAAAGAGCGTACTGCGCTTTACTCTAAAGCTCAGGAAGTGTTCAAGAAAGATCTACCTTGGACAACGATCGCTCACTCTGTTGTGAACCAACCAATGCGTAAAGAAGTGAACGGCTTCAAGATTAGTCCATTTGGTGACTACAGCTTTGAAGGCGTGAGTGTTGGCAAGTAA
- a CDS encoding ABC transporter permease subunit, translated as MFAFLLRRIGVLIPTFIGITLLTFSLIRMIPGDPIEVMVGERSLSPELHAAAMKRLGLDQPLTTQYVNYVSQLLHGNLGQSLKTQENVWVEFKTLFPATLELALAALVFATVFGLLAGILAAIKRGSIFDHGVMTISLTGFSMPIFWWGLILIMLFSVSLGWTPVSGRIDLAFDVPPVTGFMLIDAWKAQIADPELNAGAFIDAVKHLILPAIVLGTIPLAVIARMTRSSMLEVLREDYVRTARAKGLSPARVIFVHTLRNAMIPVLTVIGLQVGTLMGGAVLTETIFSWPGIGKWLIDAIGRRDYPVVQNGILLVATLVILTNFLVDILYGIANPRIRHSK; from the coding sequence ATGTTTGCATTCTTACTTCGCCGAATCGGGGTGTTAATCCCGACCTTTATCGGCATCACCTTACTAACCTTTTCATTGATCCGGATGATCCCGGGCGACCCAATTGAAGTGATGGTAGGTGAACGTTCCCTTTCCCCAGAGTTACACGCTGCAGCGATGAAACGTTTAGGGCTAGACCAGCCATTGACGACACAGTACGTCAATTATGTTAGCCAATTGCTTCACGGTAATTTAGGGCAATCTCTGAAAACCCAAGAAAACGTTTGGGTTGAGTTCAAAACCTTATTTCCAGCCACATTAGAGTTAGCTTTAGCGGCTTTGGTGTTTGCGACGGTGTTTGGACTACTAGCCGGTATCCTTGCCGCGATTAAACGCGGATCAATCTTTGACCACGGCGTGATGACCATCTCGCTCACCGGTTTCTCGATGCCGATTTTCTGGTGGGGCTTAATCCTCATCATGCTGTTCTCGGTTTCACTTGGTTGGACGCCTGTTTCTGGCCGTATCGACTTAGCGTTTGATGTCCCGCCGGTGACTGGCTTTATGCTGATTGATGCATGGAAAGCACAAATTGCCGACCCTGAACTCAATGCAGGCGCATTTATCGATGCAGTGAAACACCTAATTTTGCCAGCGATTGTGCTCGGCACAATTCCACTTGCCGTGATTGCACGGATGACACGGTCTTCTATGCTAGAAGTATTGCGTGAAGATTATGTGCGTACTGCCCGCGCCAAAGGACTATCGCCAGCCCGCGTGATTTTTGTGCACACACTGCGTAACGCCATGATCCCGGTCCTAACCGTAATCGGCCTGCAAGTTGGTACGCTAATGGGTGGAGCAGTGCTAACAGAAACCATTTTCTCTTGGCCAGGCATTGGCAAATGGCTAATTGATGCGATTGGTCGTCGTGACTATCCCGTCGTACAAAACGGTATTTTGTTGGTTGCTACCTTGGTAATCCTGACAAACTTCCTCGTCGATATTTTATACGGCATCGCCAACCCGCGAATCCGTCATTCAAAATAA
- a CDS encoding ABC transporter permease subunit: protein MANVNTATVNTAAEDQAISYPSPLKEFWQGFAHNKGAVAGLVFISIVVFCALFAPIIAPYSPIEQFRDHLLTPPAWSANGSSQFLLGTDELGRDILSRLIHGARLSLLIGLSSVVMSLIPGILLGLLAAFFPKWLGQGIMRLMDIMMALPSLLLAVAIMAILGPGLVNAMIAIAVVALPAYVRLTRASAMSELNKDYVTASRVAGAGLFRLMLVTVLPNCMAPLIVHATMSFSSAILEIAALGFLGMGVQPPTPEWGTMLASARDYIESAWWVVTLPGLTILLSVLAINLMGDGLRDALDPKLKRAA from the coding sequence ATGGCAAATGTAAACACTGCAACAGTGAATACAGCGGCAGAAGATCAGGCAATTAGCTACCCTTCCCCGCTAAAAGAATTCTGGCAAGGCTTTGCGCATAACAAAGGTGCGGTGGCTGGTCTTGTGTTTATTTCGATTGTGGTTTTCTGTGCGCTATTTGCGCCGATTATCGCGCCTTATAGCCCAATCGAACAATTTAGAGATCACTTACTCACCCCTCCGGCTTGGTCTGCTAATGGTTCTAGTCAATTTTTATTGGGGACGGACGAATTAGGCCGTGACATTCTTTCTCGTCTTATCCACGGTGCGAGATTGTCGCTATTAATTGGCCTCTCGTCAGTCGTGATGTCACTGATCCCGGGCATTTTACTTGGCTTACTAGCCGCCTTTTTCCCGAAATGGCTAGGTCAAGGCATCATGCGTTTAATGGACATTATGATGGCGCTACCATCGCTATTATTAGCGGTGGCTATTATGGCGATTCTAGGCCCAGGCCTAGTTAACGCGATGATCGCGATTGCGGTGGTTGCACTACCAGCGTATGTACGTTTAACCCGTGCGTCAGCGATGTCTGAACTCAATAAAGACTATGTCACCGCCTCTCGCGTTGCCGGAGCCGGATTATTCCGCCTGATGCTAGTGACCGTACTACCAAACTGTATGGCACCTCTCATCGTTCACGCCACTATGAGCTTCTCGTCTGCGATTTTGGAAATTGCCGCACTGGGCTTCTTGGGCATGGGCGTACAACCTCCAACACCAGAATGGGGCACTATGCTCGCCTCTGCGCGCGACTACATCGAAAGCGCATGGTGGGTAGTCACCTTACCGGGTCTAACGATCTTGTTATCCGTATTGGCAATCAACCTAATGGGTGACGGCCTACGGGATGCACTCGATCCAAAACTAAAACGTGCTGCGTGA
- a CDS encoding ABC transporter ATP-binding protein — protein sequence MTQQNTPLLSIRNLSVEFGSTSKPFRAVEGLDLTVSQGEIVGIVGESGSGKSVTMMAMMGLLEGQGRIVADELSFDGKNLLTISARDRRKIVGKDIAMIFQDPMTSLNPSYTVGYQIMEVLKVHQGLRGGALKARALELMELVEIPAAKTRLEAYPHQLSGGMSQRVMIAIALACNPKLLIADEPTTALDVTIQAQIMDLLVSLQKERNMALIMITHDLAVISEVAHRVAVMYAGQVAEVGEVPGLFRHPVHPYTEALLASIPEHSKGARRLSTLPGIVPGQYDRPTGCLLSPRCPYVADRCRQERPGITTYDQGAVRCFTPLFAKEAV from the coding sequence ATGACACAACAAAACACGCCACTATTAAGTATTCGCAATTTATCCGTCGAGTTTGGTTCTACCAGCAAGCCATTCCGCGCCGTCGAAGGACTAGACCTCACCGTTAGCCAAGGCGAAATCGTGGGTATCGTTGGGGAATCCGGTTCGGGTAAATCTGTCACCATGATGGCAATGATGGGCCTACTAGAAGGACAAGGCCGCATTGTTGCTGACGAACTCAGCTTCGATGGCAAAAATCTACTCACCATCTCTGCGCGCGATCGCCGCAAGATTGTGGGCAAAGATATCGCCATGATCTTCCAAGACCCGATGACCTCGCTCAACCCGAGCTACACCGTCGGTTATCAGATCATGGAAGTGCTAAAAGTTCACCAAGGTTTACGTGGTGGTGCACTCAAAGCTCGCGCACTCGAACTGATGGAACTAGTCGAGATTCCAGCCGCAAAAACCCGCTTGGAAGCCTACCCGCACCAGCTATCTGGCGGGATGAGCCAACGGGTGATGATCGCGATTGCACTGGCCTGTAATCCAAAACTCCTGATTGCCGACGAGCCGACCACCGCGCTCGACGTGACCATCCAAGCGCAGATTATGGACTTGCTGGTTAGCCTGCAAAAAGAACGTAATATGGCGCTCATCATGATTACCCATGACCTCGCGGTGATCTCTGAAGTCGCACACCGCGTGGCGGTGATGTACGCCGGGCAAGTGGCAGAAGTAGGCGAAGTACCGGGGCTTTTCCGTCACCCGGTTCACCCTTATACCGAAGCACTACTCGCATCTATCCCTGAACATAGCAAAGGGGCAAGACGGCTATCCACCCTACCCGGCATCGTACCTGGCCAATATGATCGCCCAACCGGCTGTCTATTAAGCCCACGCTGCCCGTATGTGGCAGACCGCTGCCGTCAGGAACGCCCAGGCATCACCACTTATGATCAAGGTGCCGTGCGCTGCTTTACCCCACTATTTGCGAAGGAGGCCGTATGA
- a CDS encoding peptide ABC transporter ATP-binding protein, whose product MSDVVLEAQDLTRHYEVSQGFLKPKAHVKALNGVSFQLRAGKTLAVVGESGCGKSTLARQLTLIEAPTAGKLVLDGTDITKAGKGDIKDLRKKVQMVFQNPYASLNPRQKIGDQLAEPLTINTTLTKAEREEKVRAMMTRVGLRPEHFFRYPHMFSGGQRQRIAIARAMMLQPKIVVADEPTSALDVSIQAQVLNLFMDLQEEFNTAYVFISHNLSVVEHVADDLMVMYLGRAVEMGTKEVIYSKPMHPYTQALLSATPSVFAEDRRTKIRIEGELPSPLNPPTGCAFHKRCPYADTRCQQETPDLRPVEGRQIACHHVERIATHIA is encoded by the coding sequence ATGAGCGATGTTGTATTAGAGGCTCAAGACCTCACCCGTCATTACGAAGTATCCCAAGGTTTTCTTAAGCCGAAAGCACACGTTAAAGCACTCAATGGCGTGTCCTTCCAGTTACGTGCAGGCAAAACGCTTGCCGTTGTAGGGGAGTCTGGCTGTGGTAAATCCACGCTAGCACGCCAGCTAACACTCATAGAAGCGCCAACCGCGGGTAAATTAGTATTAGATGGCACAGATATCACCAAAGCAGGTAAAGGCGATATTAAAGATCTACGTAAAAAAGTGCAGATGGTGTTCCAAAACCCGTATGCCTCGCTGAACCCACGTCAAAAGATTGGTGATCAGTTAGCCGAACCGCTCACCATTAACACCACGCTAACAAAAGCAGAACGCGAAGAAAAAGTGCGCGCCATGATGACCCGTGTTGGTCTTCGTCCTGAGCATTTCTTCCGCTATCCGCACATGTTCTCTGGTGGACAGCGTCAGCGGATTGCGATTGCGCGCGCCATGATGTTGCAACCGAAAATTGTGGTGGCAGATGAGCCAACCTCCGCGCTAGATGTATCGATTCAGGCGCAGGTACTCAACTTGTTTATGGATCTGCAAGAAGAGTTCAACACCGCTTACGTGTTCATCTCTCACAACTTATCGGTGGTTGAACACGTTGCCGATGATCTGATGGTGATGTACCTCGGTCGTGCCGTGGAAATGGGTACAAAAGAAGTCATCTACAGCAAGCCGATGCACCCTTATACCCAAGCGCTATTGTCGGCGACCCCATCGGTATTTGCAGAAGACCGTCGCACAAAAATTCGCATTGAAGGGGAACTTCCTAGTCCACTCAACCCTCCAACTGGCTGTGCGTTTCATAAACGCTGCCCGTATGCCGATACGCGCTGCCAGCAGGAAACTCCCGACCTGCGCCCAGTGGAAGGCCGTCAAATTGCCTGCCACCACGTAGAACGTATCGCAACTCACATCGCCTAA
- a CDS encoding aminopeptidase P family protein, with product MSHATTFSPNIYEARRTALLARMANSGLILLPGNQDASMNYLHNIYPFRQDSSFAYYFGLHMPDLVGVLDTDNGTCTLYGDDPSLESIVWTGPLPTLAERGQTVGITQTASLASLPEELKAAQNAGRRIHYLPPYRGKSALQLATLLNLAVTEIARGESVDLIRAIVAQREVKSEEEIAEMTWALGITKQMHETAMRETRPGQYEYQIVGAMEGLMRRHGLQLAYPSIFSKQGEVLHNGSHHNQLQAGDWVVNDTGCSSRLGYASDITRTLPVSGQFTDRQRTLYQITLDSQLAAIAAMKPGVTNLSVHQLAVSKLVDGLKALGIFTGDTEETVLSGAYAIIFQCGLGHQIGMDVHDMENLGEAYVGYDEATTRSTLFGMRNLRMGKAYRQGMVMTVEPGLYFIPAQIDQWQAEKRHAHLINYEVLNQYRDAGGVRIEDEVLITENSCEVIGEPIPKSIAEVEALMGTAA from the coding sequence ATGAGTCACGCAACAACCTTTTCACCAAATATCTATGAAGCACGCCGCACCGCACTGTTAGCACGAATGGCAAACAGCGGTCTCATCCTATTGCCAGGCAATCAGGATGCGTCGATGAACTACCTGCATAATATTTACCCGTTTAGACAAGACAGCAGCTTTGCTTACTATTTTGGCTTACACATGCCCGATCTAGTCGGCGTCCTCGATACAGATAACGGCACCTGCACCCTGTATGGCGATGATCCCAGCCTAGAAAGCATCGTCTGGACCGGCCCGCTGCCAACCTTGGCCGAGCGTGGACAAACCGTTGGCATCACACAAACCGCTTCTCTCGCTAGTTTGCCAGAGGAGCTAAAGGCAGCACAAAATGCAGGTCGACGCATTCATTATTTGCCGCCCTACCGTGGCAAGTCCGCCTTACAGCTGGCAACACTACTCAATCTGGCCGTCACGGAAATTGCCCGTGGCGAATCGGTAGACCTAATCCGAGCAATCGTGGCACAACGCGAAGTAAAGTCCGAAGAAGAAATCGCCGAAATGACGTGGGCGCTGGGCATTACCAAGCAAATGCATGAAACCGCTATGCGAGAAACTCGCCCTGGTCAGTATGAATATCAAATTGTCGGTGCAATGGAAGGCCTAATGCGCCGCCATGGTTTGCAATTAGCCTACCCAAGTATTTTCTCGAAGCAAGGCGAAGTGCTGCACAACGGCAGCCATCACAACCAATTGCAAGCGGGCGACTGGGTGGTAAACGATACCGGTTGCAGCAGTCGTCTTGGTTATGCAAGCGATATTACCCGCACCCTTCCCGTTAGCGGGCAGTTTACCGACCGACAACGCACGCTCTATCAAATCACCCTAGACTCACAACTAGCCGCGATCGCCGCCATGAAACCGGGCGTCACCAATTTATCCGTCCACCAATTAGCGGTGAGTAAACTGGTGGATGGCTTAAAAGCACTAGGCATTTTCACCGGTGACACCGAAGAAACCGTGCTAAGTGGCGCCTATGCGATCATCTTCCAGTGCGGGCTTGGCCATCAGATTGGCATGGACGTGCACGATATGGAAAACCTTGGTGAAGCGTATGTCGGTTATGACGAAGCCACCACCCGCAGTACGCTATTTGGTATGCGGAACTTACGAATGGGTAAAGCCTATCGCCAAGGGATGGTGATGACCGTGGAACCGGGTCTCTATTTTATCCCGGCCCAGATCGACCAGTGGCAAGCTGAAAAACGCCATGCGCACCTCATCAACTATGAAGTGCTAAATCAATATCGTGATGCAGGTGGTGTAAGGATTGAAGATGAAGTACTCATCACAGAGAATAGCTGCGAAGTCATTGGTGAGCCGATTCCAAAGAGCATTGCAGAAGTAGAAGCCTTGATGGGCACTGCGGCTTAA
- the gloA gene encoding lactoylglutathione lyase yields MRLLHTMIRVGNLDKSIDFYTSVLGMKLLRKNDYPDGRFTLAFVGYGDEDTNSVIELTHNWDTESYDLGNGFGHLAVEVEDAYATCEAVRAKGGKVTREAGPMKHGTTVIAFVEDPDGYKIEFIQLGTR; encoded by the coding sequence ATGAGATTACTGCATACAATGATTCGCGTAGGGAATTTGGATAAATCGATCGACTTTTATACCTCGGTGCTAGGGATGAAGTTACTGCGTAAGAATGATTATCCAGATGGCCGTTTTACACTGGCGTTTGTGGGCTATGGTGATGAAGACACGAATTCGGTGATCGAGTTGACACACAACTGGGATACTGAAAGTTATGATTTAGGTAACGGTTTTGGCCATTTGGCGGTGGAAGTAGAAGATGCTTATGCTACCTGTGAGGCGGTTCGTGCAAAAGGTGGCAAGGTCACCCGGGAAGCTGGTCCGATGAAGCATGGCACGACCGTGATTGCCTTTGTAGAAGATCCAGACGGTTATAAGATCGAGTTTATTCAGCTCGGTACACGATAA
- a CDS encoding M48 family metallopeptidase gives MDRRRSRPHPSVTLTTTAGSLVLQIVDADTVSQYPVLVRHGQRRTIGLAIKEAALVIHLPARANAEQALPFIQQKAAWLAKHLGNVDNRPKPPDFADGSSIDWLGEQLTIVLLPGRTRGVEVEQDGQYLVIRVPTGKPATVIPPAVAEWMAGQALAYFLPRFDSYAQLMRLTKTPPLSLSSARQKWGSCDHKGEIKLNWRLMQAPPALIDYVICHELAHLKEFNHGPAFWQIVATLCPDYKARRKALKEQGTAWLSW, from the coding sequence ATGGATCGAAGGCGAAGTCGCCCGCATCCGTCAGTAACTCTGACGACTACTGCTGGCTCGCTAGTACTGCAAATTGTCGACGCAGATACGGTGAGCCAGTATCCCGTGCTTGTCCGTCACGGACAACGCCGAACGATTGGCCTCGCCATCAAAGAAGCTGCTCTCGTGATTCATTTGCCTGCAAGGGCAAACGCAGAGCAAGCGCTTCCCTTTATTCAGCAAAAAGCCGCTTGGTTAGCAAAGCACCTTGGCAATGTCGACAACCGGCCGAAACCACCTGATTTTGCGGATGGTTCTTCTATTGACTGGTTGGGTGAACAATTGACGATCGTCCTCTTGCCGGGTAGAACGAGAGGGGTAGAAGTTGAGCAAGATGGCCAGTATTTGGTCATTCGTGTGCCAACAGGGAAACCTGCGACAGTGATTCCACCTGCGGTTGCGGAATGGATGGCCGGACAAGCGCTTGCTTATTTTCTGCCTCGGTTTGATAGCTACGCGCAATTAATGCGATTAACTAAAACGCCCCCATTGTCTCTTTCCTCTGCGCGCCAAAAGTGGGGGAGTTGTGATCATAAAGGTGAAATCAAATTAAACTGGCGATTGATGCAAGCGCCGCCAGCGCTGATTGATTATGTGATTTGTCATGAGTTGGCGCATTTAAAAGAGTTTAATCATGGCCCTGCTTTTTGGCAGATCGTGGCGACACTTTGTCCAGATTACAAAGCAAGGCGAAAAGCGTTAAAAGAACAAGGGACTGCTTGGCTAAGTTGGTAA
- a CDS encoding lysophospholipid acyltransferase family protein — MNAIRSILFYVAALVLTPIYCVIGTLILPLPARIRYRIVSTFGWTRLMMWVVEYICGIKYKVEGLENLQGVKPAIICSKHQSAWETMALQMVFPPQVYIAKKELLYIPFFGWGLATISTIFIDRSAGVESRNKMLDVSKKRLNDGFWIVIFPEGTRTEPGAKVKYKKGAADMARALEVPLVPVAHNAGDYWPKNSWMKRPGTITVSIGRPIYPDGRDLASITNAAHAWIEGEVARIRQ, encoded by the coding sequence ATGAATGCCATTCGTTCTATTTTGTTTTATGTCGCCGCGTTAGTGTTAACGCCGATTTATTGTGTCATTGGCACGTTGATTCTGCCGCTACCCGCTAGGATTCGTTACCGCATCGTGAGTACCTTTGGTTGGACTCGTCTCATGATGTGGGTGGTGGAATATATTTGCGGTATTAAGTACAAAGTAGAAGGCTTAGAAAACCTGCAAGGGGTGAAGCCGGCCATTATTTGTTCTAAGCACCAATCGGCATGGGAAACCATGGCACTGCAAATGGTGTTTCCTCCGCAAGTGTATATCGCGAAGAAAGAATTACTTTATATTCCTTTCTTTGGTTGGGGCTTGGCAACGATTTCGACCATCTTTATTGATCGCTCGGCTGGCGTTGAGTCTCGCAATAAAATGCTAGATGTGTCTAAAAAGCGGTTGAATGATGGGTTCTGGATTGTGATTTTCCCGGAAGGCACTCGTACTGAACCGGGCGCGAAAGTGAAGTACAAAAAGGGTGCTGCCGATATGGCGCGTGCCTTAGAAGTGCCATTAGTACCGGTTGCGCACAATGCGGGTGATTATTGGCCAAAAAATAGCTGGATGAAACGCCCTGGTACGATTACCGTTTCGATTGGTCGCCCGATTTACCCGGATGGACGTGATTTGGCGTCTATTACCAATGCAGCGCACGCATGGATCGAAGGCGAAGTCGCCCGCATCCGTCAGTAA